Proteins from a genomic interval of Arthrobacter sp. CAN_C5:
- the uvrA gene encoding excinuclease ABC subunit UvrA: MSQDLSRLIVKGAREHNLRNVDLDLPRDAMIVFTGLSGSGKSSLAFDTIFAEGQRRYVESLSAYARQFLGQVDKPDVDFIEGLSPAVSIDQKSTNKNPRSTVGTITEIYDYMRLLWARVGRPHCPTCGEPVAKQTPQQIVDQLLELEEGTRFQVLAPVVRGRKGEFVDLFQELTAKGYARARVDGDVIQLSDPPKLGKQYKHTIEVIIDRLVVKDGIRQRLTDSVETALKLADGRVLADFVDLPEKDAKRIRAFSEHLACPNEHPLAIDEIEPRSFSFNNPFGACPACTGIGTKLEVDEELVVPNPDLSLAEGAIAPWSLGTATLEYWTRLLEGLSKELNFKMDVPWRKLPDRAREAALYGKDHKVVVQYKNRFGRERKYSTGFEGAVQYIHRKHLETESDHARDRYEEYMRQIPCPTCGGARLNPASLSVLINGKSIASVAAMPMRDCSDFLNNLVLTGREAHIAAQVLKEIQARLQFLLDVGLEYLNLERSSGTLSGGEAQRIRLATQIGSGLVGVLYVLDEPSIGLHQRDNRRLIETLARLRNLGNTLIVVEHDEDTIQEADWIVDIGPGAGEHGGEVVHSGLLEDLLTNERSITGDYLSGRRKIEIPKKRRKIDKSRQLKVIGAREHNLTSFDIAFPLGVLTAVTGVSGSGKSTLVNEILYKVLANKLNGAKQVAGRHKRIDGLEHLDKVVHVDQSPIGRTPRSNPATYTGVFDNIRKLFAETTEAKVRGYLPGRFSFNVKGGRCEACSGDGTLKIEMNFLPDVYVPCEVCHGQRYNRETLEVHYKGKTIADVLNMPIEEGAEFFAAFSPIARHLNTLVEVGLGYVRLGQPATTLSGGEAQRVKLASELQKRSNGRSIYVLDEPTTGLHFEDIRKLLLVLQGLVDKGNTVITIEHNLDVIKSADWVIDLGPDGGSGGGQIIATGTPEQVAKSTKSYTGTFLAETLGR; this comes from the coding sequence ATGTCCCAGGACCTGTCGCGCCTGATCGTCAAGGGGGCGCGTGAGCACAACCTCCGCAACGTCGATCTGGACCTGCCTCGGGATGCCATGATCGTGTTTACCGGGCTGTCCGGGTCCGGTAAATCCTCCCTGGCGTTCGACACCATCTTCGCCGAAGGACAGCGACGCTACGTGGAGTCCCTGTCCGCGTACGCCCGGCAGTTCCTTGGCCAGGTGGACAAGCCCGACGTCGACTTCATCGAGGGCCTCTCGCCGGCGGTCTCAATCGACCAGAAGTCCACCAACAAGAACCCCCGGTCCACTGTTGGCACCATCACCGAGATCTACGACTACATGCGGCTGCTCTGGGCCCGTGTGGGACGCCCGCACTGCCCCACCTGCGGTGAGCCGGTGGCGAAGCAGACCCCCCAGCAGATCGTCGATCAGTTGCTGGAACTGGAAGAGGGCACGCGTTTCCAGGTCCTCGCCCCCGTGGTCCGCGGACGCAAGGGCGAGTTCGTCGACCTGTTCCAGGAACTTACCGCCAAGGGCTACGCCCGGGCCCGCGTGGACGGCGACGTCATCCAGCTGTCCGACCCCCCGAAGCTCGGCAAGCAGTACAAGCACACCATCGAGGTGATCATCGACCGCCTGGTGGTCAAGGACGGCATCCGCCAGCGCCTGACCGACTCGGTGGAAACCGCGCTCAAACTCGCCGACGGTCGCGTCCTCGCCGACTTTGTCGACCTCCCCGAGAAGGATGCCAAGCGCATCAGGGCCTTCTCCGAGCACCTCGCCTGCCCCAACGAGCACCCGCTGGCGATCGACGAGATCGAGCCTCGCTCCTTCTCCTTCAACAACCCCTTCGGTGCCTGCCCGGCCTGCACCGGTATTGGCACCAAGCTAGAGGTTGACGAGGAACTGGTGGTACCCAACCCCGACCTCTCCCTCGCGGAAGGCGCCATCGCCCCCTGGTCACTGGGCACCGCAACCCTTGAATACTGGACCCGGCTCCTCGAGGGCCTGTCCAAGGAACTGAACTTCAAGATGGACGTGCCCTGGCGGAAACTGCCGGACCGCGCCCGCGAGGCCGCCCTGTACGGCAAGGACCACAAGGTGGTTGTGCAGTACAAGAACCGCTTTGGACGCGAGCGGAAGTACAGCACCGGTTTCGAAGGCGCGGTGCAGTACATCCACCGCAAGCACCTGGAAACCGAGTCGGATCACGCCCGTGACCGTTACGAAGAGTACATGCGGCAGATTCCGTGCCCCACGTGTGGGGGAGCCCGGCTGAACCCCGCGTCCCTGTCGGTGCTGATCAACGGCAAATCCATCGCTTCAGTCGCCGCGATGCCGATGCGGGACTGCAGCGACTTCCTGAACAACCTGGTCCTGACCGGGCGGGAAGCCCACATCGCAGCCCAGGTGCTCAAGGAGATCCAGGCGCGCCTGCAGTTCCTGCTCGACGTCGGGCTGGAATACCTGAACCTGGAACGTTCCTCCGGCACCCTCTCCGGTGGCGAGGCCCAACGGATCCGGCTGGCTACCCAGATTGGCTCCGGCCTGGTGGGAGTGCTCTACGTACTCGACGAGCCGTCCATTGGCCTGCACCAGCGGGACAATCGACGCCTGATCGAAACGCTCGCCCGGCTCCGCAACCTGGGTAACACCCTGATCGTGGTCGAGCATGATGAGGACACCATCCAGGAAGCCGACTGGATTGTCGACATCGGTCCGGGCGCGGGGGAGCACGGTGGCGAGGTGGTCCACTCCGGTCTGCTCGAAGACCTGCTCACCAACGAGCGCTCGATCACCGGCGACTATCTTTCGGGGCGTCGGAAGATCGAGATTCCCAAGAAGCGCCGGAAGATCGACAAGTCACGCCAGCTCAAGGTCATCGGAGCACGTGAGCACAACCTGACCTCGTTCGACATCGCATTCCCCCTGGGTGTGCTGACCGCAGTGACGGGTGTCAGCGGATCCGGAAAGTCGACCCTGGTCAACGAGATCCTCTACAAGGTCCTCGCCAACAAGCTGAACGGGGCGAAGCAGGTTGCCGGCCGGCACAAGCGGATCGACGGTCTGGAGCACCTGGACAAGGTGGTTCACGTCGACCAGAGTCCGATCGGCCGGACGCCGCGCTCCAACCCCGCCACCTACACCGGGGTCTTCGACAACATCAGGAAGCTCTTCGCCGAGACCACCGAGGCAAAGGTGCGCGGCTACCTTCCCGGCCGTTTCTCCTTCAACGTGAAGGGCGGCCGCTGCGAAGCCTGCTCCGGCGACGGCACCCTGAAGATCGAAATGAACTTCCTCCCCGACGTCTATGTGCCGTGCGAGGTCTGCCACGGACAGCGCTACAACCGTGAAACCCTTGAAGTGCATTACAAGGGCAAGACCATCGCCGACGTGCTGAACATGCCCATCGAGGAGGGAGCCGAGTTCTTCGCCGCCTTCAGCCCGATCGCCCGGCACCTCAACACGCTCGTCGAGGTGGGCCTCGGTTATGTGCGGCTGGGTCAGCCTGCAACCACCCTGTCCGGTGGTGAGGCGCAGCGCGTGAAACTGGCCAGCGAGCTACAGAAGCGATCCAACGGACGCAGCATCTACGTGCTCGACGAGCCGACCACCGGCCTGCACTTCGAAGACATCCGCAAGCTCCTGCTCGTCCTGCAGGGACTCGTCGACAAGGGGAACACCGTGATCACGATCGAGCACAACCTCGACGTGATCAAGAGTGCCGACTGGGTCATCGACCTCGGGCCCGACGGCGGATCAGGTGGCGGCCAGATTATCGCAACCGGCACCCCCGAGCAGGTGGCCAAGTCGACGAAGAGCTACACCGGGACCTTCCTCGCCGAAACCCTCGGACGATAG
- a CDS encoding GntR family transcriptional regulator: MNPGATDSTDVTGWLRIDQASSVPPYEQLRVQILDAANSGTLPVGTRLPPVRTLAGHLGVAVNTVARAYRELEQANIVVTRSRAGTVVAAAGDEARQRAAEAADDYADVIKANGLTEDEAVAYLRAALRRR, translated from the coding sequence GTGAATCCTGGCGCAACAGACAGCACCGATGTCACCGGCTGGCTGCGCATCGACCAGGCAAGCTCGGTTCCCCCGTATGAACAGCTCCGCGTCCAGATCCTGGACGCCGCGAACAGTGGGACCCTGCCCGTTGGCACCCGGCTGCCACCGGTGCGGACCCTCGCCGGCCACCTGGGCGTCGCGGTGAACACCGTCGCCCGGGCCTATCGGGAACTGGAGCAGGCGAACATCGTCGTCACCCGCTCCCGGGCCGGAACCGTCGTGGCAGCAGCTGGAGACGAAGCCCGCCAACGCGCCGCAGAAGCCGCTGACGACTATGCGGATGTGATCAAGGCCAACGGCCTGACCGAGGACGAAGCAGTCGCCTATTTACGGGCGGCTCTGCGCCGTCGGTGA
- a CDS encoding 1-acyl-sn-glycerol-3-phosphate acyltransferase: protein MGIYDLTRSGTRGLIAGLCRPTVEGLANVPADGPLIVAANHLSFLDSVLIQALMPRPVAFFAKAEYFNGRGLKGKAMRSFFEGVGSIPVERGQQAASVQALKTLHELLEGGNGIGIYPEGTRSRDGLLYRGRTGVGWLALTTGAPVLPVGLLGTENLQPAGQKRIKPQHFTMRIGVPLYFEKTGPGHSLPARRQVTDTIMDSIAQLSGQQRSASYNQSPVLD, encoded by the coding sequence ATGGGCATCTATGACCTCACCCGCAGCGGCACCCGGGGACTGATCGCCGGGCTCTGCCGCCCCACCGTCGAAGGTCTGGCCAATGTCCCGGCGGACGGTCCGCTCATTGTCGCCGCCAACCACCTTTCATTCCTGGACAGCGTCCTGATCCAGGCCCTGATGCCCCGTCCGGTCGCGTTTTTCGCGAAGGCCGAGTACTTCAACGGCCGCGGCCTGAAAGGCAAAGCAATGCGCTCCTTCTTCGAGGGAGTCGGCTCCATCCCGGTGGAGCGGGGACAGCAGGCGGCCAGTGTGCAGGCGCTGAAGACCCTTCATGAACTGCTGGAAGGCGGCAACGGGATCGGCATTTACCCGGAGGGCACCCGGTCCCGTGACGGGTTGCTGTACCGGGGGCGGACCGGCGTCGGCTGGCTCGCGCTGACCACCGGTGCGCCGGTGCTTCCCGTCGGTCTGCTGGGTACCGAGAACCTGCAGCCGGCAGGCCAGAAACGGATCAAACCCCAACACTTCACCATGAGGATCGGCGTGCCCCTGTACTTCGAGAAAACCGGACCCGGGCACTCCCTACCGGCCCGCCGGCAAGTCACTGACACCATCATGGATTCAATCGCCCAACTGAGCGGCCAGCAGCGCTCGGCCAGCTACAACCAGAGCCCGGTCCTCGACTGA
- the rapZ gene encoding RNase adapter RapZ, which produces MTEGEATLTPIKPAESELLVVTGMSGAGRSTAANALEDHGWYVVENLPPQMLGTLTDLVARMPQTIPKLAVVVDVRSQELFHDIRSSLEALRVSGVNYRVLFLDANDDTLVRRFEQGRRPHPLQDEGRILDGIAAEREVLKELKEAAELVVDTSELNVHALATSITELFSESGPIVLRINVMSFGFKYGLPVDSNYVADVRFIPNPHWVPVLRPQTGLDQPVRDYVLGATGAAEFVNRYVHALEPVLDGYRRENKHYATIAIGCTGGKHRSVAVTEEIAKRLAQQPHLQVSAHHRDLGRE; this is translated from the coding sequence ATGACTGAGGGCGAAGCCACCCTGACTCCGATCAAACCTGCCGAATCGGAACTGCTGGTGGTGACCGGTATGTCCGGGGCCGGCAGAAGCACTGCCGCCAACGCATTGGAAGACCACGGCTGGTATGTGGTGGAGAACCTTCCGCCCCAGATGCTGGGCACCCTGACCGACCTGGTCGCCCGCATGCCCCAGACCATCCCGAAGCTCGCCGTCGTCGTCGACGTCCGCAGCCAGGAACTGTTCCATGACATCCGCAGCTCCCTCGAAGCCCTCCGGGTCTCGGGGGTCAACTACCGGGTCCTCTTCCTGGACGCGAATGATGACACCCTGGTCCGCCGGTTCGAACAGGGCCGCCGCCCCCACCCGCTGCAGGATGAGGGCCGGATCCTCGACGGCATCGCTGCCGAGCGGGAGGTGCTCAAGGAACTCAAGGAAGCTGCCGAACTGGTGGTCGACACGTCGGAACTGAACGTGCATGCCCTCGCCACCTCCATCACCGAACTGTTCTCCGAATCAGGTCCGATCGTCCTGCGGATCAACGTGATGAGCTTCGGCTTCAAGTACGGACTCCCGGTCGACTCCAACTATGTGGCGGATGTGCGCTTCATTCCCAACCCGCACTGGGTCCCGGTCCTCAGGCCGCAGACCGGACTGGACCAGCCCGTCCGAGACTACGTGCTGGGAGCCACCGGAGCCGCCGAGTTCGTCAACCGGTACGTGCACGCGCTCGAACCCGTCCTGGACGGCTACCGACGTGAGAATAAGCACTATGCGACGATCGCCATCGGCTGTACCGGCGGCAAGCACCGCTCGGTGGCCGTGACCGAGGAGATCGCCAAGCGCCTCGCCCAGCAACCCCACCTGCAGGTGAGCGCCCACCACCGTGATCTGGGCAGGGAGTAG
- a CDS encoding recombinase family protein translates to MTASPAPKRAAIYIRQSQTSDGTISPALQEQHVREFIARQDGWTVTKVYSDIDISGRKTTNRPELLALVADYNKKKFDIAVADDYSRFARNMADGADLIGSMSVATYAEGIPDPEDDFAPLLYMLLAHKYGKEMGKRWRAAHAYRIAAKLPPNGVKQFGYDRFDKDGKPVLPTAKGSVQEYRINEDEAAILHDLYKRYTQGEGSIALVQDLTKRGVKTVRGGDFSSSQLLDLLDKPFAAGYFIWDGKEYEGKHEPILTATEWERYQAKRLERKVHQAPRNPKWWLAGIAKCGRCGANLVSTTIKGKQSVNCSVYNNKGKAACAGVFRKRATVNYHTIMWLFRQREALAAVMPTDDEARLAAESAVEEAQTSLDKSRKALTDLLLTMAKHGLTEEMAADAIAVRKTELADASEDLRQAQLALGGFIPATTISEQLDKGFELMGMKPEDEELSEQAIPAFREAVSKLLKEVRVLPPVDGNRSPNRDMRPEIVFVPQ, encoded by the coding sequence ATGACCGCTTCGCCGGCTCCGAAACGTGCAGCTATCTACATCCGTCAGTCTCAGACTTCAGACGGCACCATCTCCCCTGCCTTGCAGGAACAGCACGTTAGGGAGTTCATTGCACGGCAGGACGGCTGGACGGTCACTAAGGTCTACTCCGATATCGACATATCCGGACGCAAGACCACCAATCGACCGGAACTGCTCGCTCTGGTAGCTGACTACAACAAAAAGAAGTTCGACATAGCGGTAGCTGACGACTACAGCAGGTTCGCACGGAACATGGCAGATGGTGCGGATCTCATCGGTTCAATGTCGGTTGCTACCTATGCTGAAGGCATCCCAGATCCGGAGGACGACTTCGCGCCATTGCTGTATATGTTGCTCGCTCATAAATACGGCAAAGAAATGGGCAAGCGCTGGAGGGCTGCGCACGCATACCGGATAGCGGCAAAGCTACCGCCCAATGGAGTCAAGCAGTTTGGTTATGACCGGTTTGATAAGGACGGAAAGCCGGTACTGCCGACCGCCAAGGGCAGCGTGCAAGAATACCGGATCAACGAGGATGAAGCCGCGATCCTTCATGACCTATATAAGAGGTATACCCAAGGAGAAGGCTCGATTGCTCTTGTGCAAGACCTGACTAAGCGCGGCGTCAAGACAGTGCGCGGTGGAGACTTCTCAAGCTCACAGCTCCTAGACCTTTTGGATAAGCCGTTCGCCGCTGGCTACTTCATCTGGGACGGCAAGGAGTACGAGGGAAAACATGAGCCGATCCTGACCGCTACTGAATGGGAGCGATACCAAGCAAAGCGACTGGAGCGCAAGGTGCATCAAGCACCACGGAATCCGAAGTGGTGGCTGGCAGGCATTGCCAAGTGCGGCAGATGTGGCGCGAACCTCGTCAGTACAACCATCAAAGGTAAGCAGTCCGTGAACTGCTCTGTCTATAACAACAAAGGTAAGGCCGCATGCGCTGGAGTGTTCAGGAAGCGTGCCACGGTGAACTATCACACGATAATGTGGCTCTTCCGTCAGCGTGAGGCTCTGGCCGCTGTGATGCCCACGGATGATGAAGCACGCTTGGCCGCAGAGAGTGCAGTCGAGGAAGCACAGACGAGTTTGGACAAGTCCAGGAAGGCGTTAACGGATCTCCTGTTGACCATGGCTAAGCATGGTTTGACTGAGGAAATGGCCGCTGACGCTATCGCAGTCCGCAAGACTGAACTTGCTGACGCGTCAGAAGACCTCAGGCAGGCTCAGCTAGCCCTTGGGGGATTCATCCCGGCGACGACCATCAGTGAGCAACTTGATAAGGGCTTTGAGCTTATGGGGATGAAGCCTGAGGATGAAGAGCTTTCCGAGCAAGCGATTCCAGCATTCAGGGAAGCTGTCTCAAAACTCTTGAAAGAGGTACGCGTGCTTCCTCCTGTGGACGGCAACCGGAGCCCTAACCGGGATATGCGACCGGAGATAGTTTTCGTTCCGCAGTGA
- a CDS encoding recombinase family protein has protein sequence MTQPSSTRIRPLALGYVRVSTAEQVEQGASLDAQRAALIAEADKRGWDVEIVADEGVSAKTLNRPGLQGALARLDGGAADYLLSIRLDRVSRSVADFAGLLDRSVKRCWGLVLLSPNIDTTDPAGRFTGNVLASAAQYERELIGARTREGMAQRKIEGVKMGRPRMLGAATVGRITNMRSTGMSMGRIADALNADGVATAHGGAQWYASTVKRVLDSVAR, from the coding sequence ATGACACAGCCATCGAGCACACGCATCAGGCCCCTCGCCCTCGGATACGTCCGCGTCTCCACGGCGGAGCAAGTAGAGCAGGGTGCCTCACTCGATGCACAACGTGCAGCCCTCATCGCAGAGGCAGATAAGCGCGGCTGGGATGTCGAGATCGTCGCTGACGAAGGCGTGAGCGCAAAGACGCTGAACCGTCCCGGCCTGCAAGGGGCGCTTGCCCGTCTCGATGGCGGCGCCGCCGACTACCTACTGAGCATCCGCCTCGACCGCGTATCCCGCTCCGTCGCTGACTTTGCTGGCCTGCTCGACCGCAGCGTAAAGCGCTGTTGGGGACTCGTCCTGCTGTCCCCAAACATTGATACCACCGACCCGGCCGGGCGCTTCACGGGTAACGTCCTGGCCTCAGCAGCTCAGTACGAGCGGGAGCTGATTGGAGCCCGCACGCGGGAGGGCATGGCGCAGCGAAAGATCGAGGGCGTGAAGATGGGCCGGCCACGGATGCTTGGGGCGGCCACAGTTGGGAGAATTACCAATATGAGGTCCACCGGCATGAGTATGGGGAGAATTGCAGACGCTCTCAACGCCGATGGTGTTGCTACGGCGCACGGTGGGGCGCAATGGTACGCCTCGACCGTCAAGCGCGTTCTAGACTCCGTAGCGCGGTGA
- the uvrC gene encoding excinuclease ABC subunit UvrC: MADPRSYRPQTGEIPVDPGVYRFRDEHSRVVYVGKAKNLRSRLNSYFANPQGLLPRTRAMVFTAASVEWTVVGSELEALQLEYTWIKEFNPRFNVMFRDDKSYPYLAVTMGEKYPRVQVMRGDRRKDTRYFGPFYPAKAIRETVDTLLRVFPVRTCSSGVFKRAERTGRPCLLGYIDKCSAPCVGRISPEDHKELAAQFCDFMGGQATRFIVDLEKRMAAAVADLDYESAARIRDDIAALKRVFERNTVVLSEDTDADIFALKEDELEAAVQVFHVRGGRIRGQRGWMVEKVEDMSTADLVEHLLQQVYGDGSSSNNQIPREVLVPELPSNAEEMSVWLAGLRGARVDLRVPRRGDKATLLGTVEQNAADALRLHKSRRAGDITTRSAALQELQEALDLPQPLMRIECFDISHVQGTNVVASMVVVEDGLPRKADYRRFSITGDAARDDTASMYDVIQRRFRNYLQEKAAPAVQPAGSSVPDGGMVDGGAPPVPLADTTTASTRQKFAYPPNLVVVDGGQPQVHAAARALKDLGIDDVFVIGLAKRLEEVWLPDSDFPVILPRASEGLFLLQRIRDEAHRFAIAFHRQKRGKSMTASALDAIPGLGPAKRKALLAHFGSVKKVRGASVEELQAVPGVGPSLAETVRSALAAATADGSGNAPAPAVNMATGEILDS, from the coding sequence ATGGCAGATCCCCGCAGCTACCGCCCGCAGACCGGAGAGATCCCGGTCGATCCGGGCGTCTACCGCTTCCGCGACGAACACTCACGGGTGGTCTACGTGGGCAAGGCCAAGAACCTGCGCTCCCGGCTGAACTCCTACTTCGCCAACCCGCAGGGCCTGTTGCCGCGCACCCGGGCGATGGTGTTCACCGCGGCGAGCGTTGAATGGACGGTCGTCGGCAGCGAGCTCGAAGCATTGCAGCTCGAGTACACCTGGATCAAGGAGTTCAACCCCCGCTTCAACGTCATGTTCCGTGACGACAAGTCCTACCCTTACCTGGCCGTCACGATGGGGGAGAAGTACCCCCGCGTCCAGGTCATGCGCGGTGACCGGCGGAAGGACACCCGCTACTTCGGCCCCTTCTACCCCGCCAAGGCAATCCGCGAGACGGTCGACACCCTGCTCCGCGTTTTCCCCGTCCGTACCTGCAGCAGCGGCGTCTTCAAACGGGCAGAGCGTACCGGCAGGCCCTGCCTGCTCGGGTACATCGACAAATGCTCAGCTCCCTGCGTGGGACGCATCAGTCCCGAGGACCACAAGGAACTGGCAGCCCAGTTCTGCGACTTCATGGGCGGGCAGGCCACCCGGTTCATCGTCGACCTGGAGAAGCGGATGGCCGCCGCCGTCGCCGACCTGGACTACGAGTCCGCGGCGAGGATCCGCGACGACATCGCTGCACTGAAACGGGTGTTCGAACGCAACACGGTGGTGCTGTCCGAGGACACCGACGCCGACATTTTCGCGCTCAAGGAAGACGAACTCGAGGCGGCGGTCCAGGTCTTCCACGTGCGCGGTGGCAGAATCCGTGGCCAGCGGGGCTGGATGGTGGAAAAGGTCGAGGACATGAGCACTGCCGACCTGGTGGAGCACCTCCTGCAGCAGGTCTACGGCGACGGCAGCAGCAGTAACAACCAGATTCCCCGCGAGGTGCTCGTCCCCGAGCTGCCGAGCAACGCGGAGGAGATGTCCGTCTGGCTCGCCGGACTCCGGGGCGCCCGGGTGGACCTCCGGGTCCCGCGGCGCGGCGACAAGGCCACCCTCCTCGGGACGGTGGAACAGAACGCCGCGGACGCCCTCAGGCTCCACAAGAGCCGCCGCGCTGGCGACATCACCACCCGGTCCGCCGCCCTCCAGGAACTGCAGGAGGCACTGGACCTGCCCCAGCCCCTGATGCGCATCGAGTGCTTCGACATCTCCCACGTGCAGGGCACCAACGTGGTCGCGTCGATGGTGGTCGTCGAGGACGGGCTGCCCCGCAAGGCCGACTACCGCCGGTTCTCCATCACCGGCGACGCCGCCCGGGACGACACCGCCTCGATGTACGACGTGATCCAGCGCCGCTTCCGCAACTACCTCCAGGAGAAGGCGGCACCCGCTGTCCAGCCTGCTGGCAGCAGCGTGCCCGACGGCGGTATGGTCGACGGCGGTGCTCCACCGGTCCCGCTGGCCGACACAACCACGGCGTCCACCCGCCAGAAGTTCGCCTACCCACCCAACCTGGTGGTGGTCGACGGCGGGCAGCCGCAGGTACACGCCGCCGCGCGGGCGCTGAAGGACCTGGGGATCGACGACGTCTTCGTGATCGGACTCGCAAAGCGGCTGGAGGAGGTCTGGCTCCCCGACAGCGACTTCCCGGTCATCCTGCCCCGCGCCTCCGAGGGGCTTTTCCTGCTGCAGCGGATCCGCGATGAAGCGCACCGGTTCGCCATCGCCTTCCACCGGCAGAAGCGCGGCAAATCGATGACGGCGTCGGCGCTCGACGCGATCCCGGGCCTGGGCCCGGCCAAGCGGAAGGCCCTGTTAGCGCACTTCGGGTCGGTAAAGAAGGTGCGCGGCGCCTCGGTGGAGGAACTCCAGGCGGTGCCCGGGGTGGGACCGTCCCTTGCCGAAACGGTGCGCAGTGCCCTGGCCGCCGCGACGGCCGACGGTTCCGGCAACGCACCGGCCCCGGCCGTGAATATGGCCACCGGCGAAATCCTCGATTCTTAG
- a CDS encoding HAD hydrolase-like protein, with product MNYRLLVLFDLDGTLVDPAGAITGGITASLKAHGLPEASDDQLRAMVGPPLVTSLREIAAVPEHLLDPVIAHYREGYRLKGMAGSQPYPGIIAVVERLRAAGHLVAVATQKPQGLAGELLRVQQMEGLFDSVDGSPDEEQVPGPDGKTPIIAAALARHEGRYDGAVMVGDRSHDISGAAANGLDCIPVGWGFGSPEEFRAAGATETADTAEVLLDLILARVPREVRHGHL from the coding sequence ATGAACTACCGCCTGCTCGTGCTCTTTGACCTCGACGGAACCCTCGTCGACCCTGCAGGCGCCATCACCGGCGGAATCACCGCGTCGTTGAAGGCCCACGGGCTTCCGGAGGCGTCGGATGATCAGCTGCGCGCCATGGTGGGGCCGCCGCTGGTCACCTCCCTGCGCGAGATCGCAGCGGTTCCGGAGCATCTCTTGGACCCGGTCATCGCCCATTACCGGGAGGGTTACCGACTAAAGGGCATGGCAGGCAGCCAGCCTTACCCCGGGATTATCGCGGTCGTGGAACGGCTGCGTGCCGCCGGACACCTGGTCGCCGTCGCGACCCAGAAGCCGCAGGGGCTGGCGGGTGAGCTGCTCCGCGTCCAGCAGATGGAAGGATTGTTCGACTCGGTCGATGGTTCGCCCGACGAGGAACAGGTTCCAGGCCCGGACGGCAAGACCCCGATTATCGCCGCGGCACTCGCCCGTCACGAGGGCAGGTACGACGGCGCCGTCATGGTGGGCGACCGATCGCACGACATCAGCGGAGCGGCGGCCAACGGGCTTGACTGCATCCCCGTGGGCTGGGGCTTCGGCTCACCCGAGGAGTTCCGTGCCGCGGGCGCCACCGAAACGGCCGATACGGCTGAGGTCCTGCTGGACCTGATCCTCGCACGGGTGCCGCGGGAGGTGCGTCATGGGCATCTATGA